A DNA window from Ranitomeya imitator isolate aRanImi1 chromosome 2, aRanImi1.pri, whole genome shotgun sequence contains the following coding sequences:
- the SLC16A12 gene encoding monocarboxylate transporter 12 yields the protein MTKKTIQHTAPPDGGWGWMIVIGCFLVTVCTRAVTRCISIFFVEFQVYFGQDYSRTAWIHSIVDCATMLCAPLGSYVSNHVSCQMGIILGGLLASTGLILSSFATSLEYLYLTLGVITGVGFALCYSPAIAMVGKYFDKRKALAYGIAMSGSGIGTFILAPVVQMLIEQFSWRGALLILGGFVANLCVCGALMRPILLKDDFAHYSLKQEHNPKEPNQSRIPSSKCSPLSQDCTHKSLCYCSQKEYSFLLKPNFIILAISFLFLAYGCSPPFVYLVPYALSVGVSHQQAAFLMSILGVIDIVGNITFGWLTDRRFLKQHRYACYLIAVGLDGLSCLFLPILRCFELLVPFSVTFGYFDGAYVALIPVVTGDVVGTSSLSSALGAVFFLHAVPYLVSPPISGLLVDTTGNYTAAFLLSGFSMIFCAFLLAFAKLVQRLKRKRLAMTVPTSDTKQEIWTNGDLTSPASEECNHGEV from the exons ATGACAAAGAAGACGATTCAGCACACGGCCCCACCTGATGGCGGCTGGGGGTGGATGATTGTGATTGGCTGCTTTCTTGTCACAGTCTGCACACGAGCTGTTACAAG ATGCATCTCAATATTTTTTGTTGAGTTTCAAGTGTATTTTGGTCAAGATTATTCACGAACTGCTTGGATACATTCCATTGTTGACTGCGCTACTATGCTGTGCG CCCCTCTGGGAAGCTATGTGAGCAATCATGTCTCCTGTCAAATGGGAATCATTCTTGGTGGCCTTCTTGCTTCCACGGGACTAATCCTAAGTTCATTTGCAACAAGCCTGGAGTATCTCTACCTCACCCTAGGAGTAATCACAG gtGTTGGATTTGCACTTTGTTATAGTCCTGCTATTGCCATGGTGGGAAAGTACTTTGACAAGCGGAAAGCCTTGGCTTATGGCATTGCCATGTCCGGGAGTGGGATTGGCACCTTTATATTGGCCCCTGTGGTACAAATGCTaattgaacaattttcctggcgtgGAGCTTTACTCATTCTTGGTGGGTTTGTTGCCAACCTTTGTGTATGTGGTGCTTTAATGCGACCTATACTCCTGAAAGATGACTTTGCCCACTATTCACTAAAGCAGGAGCATAATCCAAAGGAGCCAAACCAAAGCCGCATTCCTTCCTCCAAATGCTCCCCTCTGAGCCAGGACTGCACTCACAAGAGTCTCTGCTACTGCTCTCAAAAGGAGTACAGCTTCCTGCTGAAGCCAAACTTCATCATTCTCGCCATCTCTTTTTTATTTCTCGCTTATGGATGCAGTCCTCCGTTTGTCTACCTGGTGCCTTATGCTCTTAGTGTTGGTGTGAGCCACCAGCAAGCGGCCTTCCTGATGTCCATACTGGGCGTCATAGACATTGTTGGGAACATCACCTTCGGATGGTTGACGGACAGACG ATTTCTGAAGCAGCACCGATACGCATGCTACCTCATTGCCGTGggactggacggcctcagctgcCTTTTCCTTCCGATTCTTAGGTGTTTTGAACTCCTTGTGCCTTTCTCTGTTACATTTGGTTATTTTGACGGAGCCTACGTTGCCCTGATTCCTGTTGTGACTGGAGATGTTGTAGGTACATCCAGCTTATCATCAGCCCTTGGTGCGGTGTTCTTCCTCCATGCGGTGCCATATCTGGTCAGCCCACCAATATCAG GTTTGCTGGTGGACACAACTGGAAACTACACGGCAGCATTCCTTCTAAGCGGGTTTTCTATGATATTTTGTGCCTTTTTATTAGCATTTGCCAAACTGGTACAAAGGTTAAAGCGCAAACGGCTGGCAATGACTGTGCCAACATCTGACACCAAGCAAGAGATCTGGACTAATGGAGATCTGACTTCTCCAGCCTCCGAAGAGTGTAACCACGGGGAGGTTTAG